In the genome of Ensifer adhaerens, one region contains:
- a CDS encoding small subunit ribosomal protein S6 has translation MALYEHVFLARQDVTPQQVEGLVENYKGVIEANGGKVGRVENWGLKSLTYRIKKNRKAHYVLMDITAPAAAIQEMERQMRISEDVLRYMTVSVEAHEEGASAMMQKRDRDDRPRRDGDRPDRGPREGGFNRDRGDRDDRPRRPREDRA, from the coding sequence ATGGCACTTTACGAACATGTATTCCTTGCCCGCCAGGACGTGACCCCGCAGCAGGTCGAAGGCCTTGTAGAAAACTACAAGGGCGTGATCGAAGCAAACGGTGGCAAGGTCGGCCGGGTCGAGAACTGGGGCCTCAAGTCCCTCACCTACCGCATCAAGAAGAACCGCAAGGCTCACTACGTCCTGATGGACATCACGGCTCCGGCAGCAGCGATCCAGGAAATGGAACGCCAGATGCGCATCTCGGAAGACGTCCTTCGTTACATGACCGTTTCGGTCGAAGCACACGAAGAAGGCGCATCCGCCATGATGCAGAAGCGCGACCGTGATGACCGTCCGCGTCGTGATGGCGACCGTCCGGACCGTGGCCCGCGCGAAGGCGGCTTCAACCGCGATCGCGGTGACCGCGACGACCGTCCGCGCCGTCCGCGCGAAGACCGTGCATAA
- a CDS encoding SSU ribosomal protein S18P, producing MADASSPARRPFHRRRKTCPFSGANAPKIDYKDVRLLQRYISERGKIVPSRITAVSQKKQRELAKAIKRARFLGLLPYVLA from the coding sequence ATGGCTGATGCATCTTCCCCGGCACGTCGCCCGTTCCACCGCCGTCGTAAGACGTGCCCCTTCTCCGGCGCCAACGCTCCGAAGATCGACTACAAGGACGTTCGTCTCCTGCAGCGCTACATTTCCGAGCGCGGCAAGATTGTTCCGTCCCGCATCACGGCTGTTTCGCAGAAGAAGCAGCGCGAGCTGGCCAAGGCCATCAAGCGCGCGCGCTTCCTCGGCCTGCTGCCCTACGTTCTGGCCTAA
- a CDS encoding LSU ribosomal protein L9P encodes MEVILLERISKLGQMGETVKVRDGYARNYLLPLGKALRANAANKARFENERATLEARNLERKSEAQKVAESLDGKSFIVVRSAGETGQMYGSVAARDIVEILGNEGFTIARNQVELNNPIKAIGLHKVELHLHAEVTVSIELNVARSAEEAERQAKGEDLTSAEAIYGVDEDALRPEDFFNPEAEYEDEDENA; translated from the coding sequence ATGGAAGTCATTCTTCTTGAGCGCATCTCCAAGCTCGGCCAGATGGGCGAAACCGTAAAGGTTCGCGACGGCTACGCTCGCAACTACCTGCTGCCGCTCGGCAAGGCGCTGCGCGCCAACGCTGCCAACAAGGCCCGTTTTGAAAACGAGCGCGCAACGCTCGAAGCCCGCAACCTCGAGCGCAAGTCGGAAGCCCAGAAGGTCGCTGAATCCCTCGACGGCAAGTCCTTCATCGTCGTTCGCTCCGCTGGCGAAACCGGCCAGATGTACGGCTCGGTCGCTGCCCGCGACATCGTCGAAATCCTCGGCAACGAAGGCTTCACGATCGCCCGTAACCAGGTTGAACTCAACAACCCGATCAAGGCCATCGGCCTGCACAAGGTCGAGCTGCACCTGCATGCCGAAGTCACGGTTTCGATCGAGCTGAACGTTGCCCGTTCGGCTGAAGAAGCCGAGCGTCAGGCCAAGGGTGAAGACCTCACCTCGGCGGAAGCCATCTACGGCGTTGACGAAGACGCGCTGCGTCCGGAAGACTTCTTCAATCCGGAAGCTGAATACGAAGACGAAGACGAAAACGCCTGA
- a CDS encoding cyclopropane-fatty-acyl-phospholipid synthase, which translates to MYRFLDRFLSRSILKGNLSITASDGKTYRYGDGTGAPVHALLTDAATENLLLLDPALRLGECYMQGSLKMLEGTIYDFLQVTLSNMPGSVETKNSFAKLALSMRNFGALVGRGNNFMRARRNVQHHYDLSGALYDLFLDDDRQYSCAYFPTPETTLDEAQFAKKRHIASKLNFSRPGLSTLDIGCGWGGMGLYLASTFGAKVTGVTLSDEQLAIANKRAVANGLSGRAEFLLKDYRHLDRKFDRIVSVGMFEHVGKKGFNEYFEKAAALLNDDGVMLMHTIGQATPPSATNPFIEKYIFPGGYIPSMSEVLPAIERSGLMLTDVEILRYHYAETLKHWRARFLAHWEDAAKLYDEEFCRMWEFYLASSEAAFRFLDLNVFQFQLVKQRDALPMTRDYMVDTERSLIAAEQTDIKAAAE; encoded by the coding sequence ATGTACCGATTTCTCGACAGATTTCTTTCGCGATCCATTCTCAAGGGCAATCTTTCCATCACGGCATCGGACGGAAAGACGTATCGCTATGGGGACGGCACCGGCGCGCCGGTCCACGCCCTTCTGACTGATGCCGCAACCGAAAACCTGCTGCTGCTCGACCCGGCACTGAGGTTGGGCGAATGCTACATGCAGGGCTCGCTGAAGATGCTGGAAGGCACGATCTACGATTTCCTGCAGGTGACGCTGTCCAACATGCCGGGCAGTGTCGAGACGAAGAATTCCTTTGCGAAACTGGCGCTGTCGATGCGCAATTTCGGCGCTCTGGTCGGGCGCGGCAACAATTTCATGCGGGCGCGCCGCAATGTGCAGCATCACTATGACCTGTCGGGGGCACTCTACGACCTCTTCCTCGACGACGACCGGCAATATTCCTGTGCCTACTTTCCGACGCCGGAGACGACGCTGGACGAAGCGCAATTTGCCAAGAAGCGGCATATTGCCTCCAAGCTCAACTTCAGCCGACCGGGCCTTTCGACGCTCGACATCGGCTGCGGCTGGGGCGGGATGGGACTTTACCTCGCAAGCACCTTCGGCGCGAAGGTGACGGGCGTCACGCTTTCCGACGAGCAGCTGGCGATTGCCAACAAGCGGGCCGTCGCCAACGGCCTTTCGGGTCGCGCCGAGTTCCTGCTCAAGGACTACCGTCATCTCGACCGCAAGTTCGACCGCATCGTCTCGGTCGGCATGTTCGAGCATGTCGGCAAGAAGGGCTTCAACGAATATTTCGAGAAGGCGGCGGCGCTTCTCAACGACGATGGCGTGATGCTGATGCACACCATCGGCCAAGCCACGCCCCCCTCTGCGACAAACCCCTTCATCGAGAAATACATCTTCCCGGGCGGCTACATTCCGTCCATGTCTGAAGTGTTGCCGGCGATCGAACGTTCGGGCCTGATGCTGACCGATGTCGAAATCCTGCGTTACCATTATGCGGAAACGCTGAAGCATTGGCGCGCCCGTTTCCTGGCCCATTGGGAGGATGCGGCAAAGCTCTATGACGAGGAATTCTGCCGGATGTGGGAGTTCTACCTTGCGTCCTCGGAGGCCGCCTTCCGCTTCCTCGACCTCAATGTCTTCCAGTTCCAGCTGGTCAAGCAGCGCGACGCCCTGCCGATGACCCGCGACTACATGGTGGATACGGAGCGCTCGCTGATTGCGGCGGAACAGACGGACATCAAGGCAGCGGCGGAGTAA